One stretch of Streptomyces sp. NBC_00443 DNA includes these proteins:
- the pdhA gene encoding pyruvate dehydrogenase (acetyl-transferring) E1 component subunit alpha, which produces MTVMEQRGAYRPSPPPAWQPRMDPAPLLPDAEPYRVLGTEAAAKADPDLLRRLYAELVRGRRYNAQATALTKQGRLAVYPSTTGQEACEVAAALALEERDWLFPSYRDTLAVVARGVDPVEALTLLRGDWHTGYDPYEHRVAPLCTPLATQLPHAVGLAHAARLKGDDVVALAMVGDGGTSEGDFHEALNFAAVWQAPVVFLVQNNGFAISVPLAKQTAAPSLAHKAVGYGMPGRLVDGNDAAAVHEVLSDAVRHARAGGGPTLIEAITYRIDAHTNADDATRYRGDSEVETWRGHDPITLLEHELTERGLLDEAGKQAARDAAETMAADLRERMNQDPALDPMDLFGHVYAEPTQQLREQQAQLRAELEAESEGSHR; this is translated from the coding sequence ATGACGGTCATGGAGCAGCGAGGCGCGTACCGGCCATCGCCGCCGCCCGCCTGGCAGCCCCGCATGGACCCCGCGCCGCTGCTGCCCGACGCGGAGCCGTACCGCGTCCTCGGCACCGAGGCCGCCGCGAAGGCCGACCCGGACCTGCTGCGCCGGCTGTACGCCGAGCTGGTGCGGGGCCGCCGGTACAACGCGCAGGCGACCGCGCTCACCAAGCAGGGCCGCCTCGCCGTCTACCCGTCCACCACCGGCCAGGAGGCCTGCGAGGTCGCCGCCGCGCTCGCCCTCGAGGAGCGCGACTGGCTCTTCCCGAGCTACCGCGACACGCTCGCGGTCGTGGCACGCGGCGTCGACCCCGTCGAGGCGCTGACCCTGCTTCGCGGCGACTGGCACACCGGCTACGACCCCTATGAGCACCGCGTGGCCCCCCTGTGCACGCCGCTCGCCACCCAGCTCCCGCACGCCGTCGGCCTCGCGCACGCCGCCCGCCTCAAGGGCGACGACGTGGTCGCGCTCGCCATGGTCGGCGACGGCGGCACCAGCGAGGGCGACTTCCACGAGGCGCTGAACTTCGCCGCCGTATGGCAGGCACCGGTCGTCTTCCTCGTCCAGAACAACGGCTTCGCGATCTCCGTCCCGCTCGCCAAGCAGACCGCGGCCCCGTCGCTGGCCCACAAGGCCGTCGGCTACGGCATGCCCGGCCGCCTGGTCGACGGCAACGACGCGGCCGCCGTGCACGAGGTGCTGAGCGACGCCGTACGGCACGCCCGCGCGGGCGGCGGCCCCACGCTGATCGAAGCGATCACCTACCGCATCGACGCCCACACCAACGCCGACGACGCGACCCGCTACCGCGGCGACTCCGAGGTCGAGACCTGGCGCGGGCACGACCCGATCACGCTCCTGGAGCACGAGCTGACCGAGCGCGGCCTGCTCGACGAGGCCGGCAAGCAGGCCGCGCGGGACGCCGCCGAAACCATGGCCGCCGACCTGCGCGAACGCATGAACCAGGACCCGGCGCTCGACCCGATGGACCTGTTCGGCCATGTGTACGCCGAGCCCACACAGCAACTGCGGGAACAGCAGGCTCAGTTGAGGGCCGAGCTTGAAGCCGAGTCGGAAGGGTCGCACCGATGA
- a CDS encoding Lrp/AsnC family transcriptional regulator, whose protein sequence is MAESPDDGAPLPPARPLDAIDEDILQMLQADGRASIRSVAERVHVSRANAYARINRLVEDGVIRGFGARVNHERAGHGTSAYITLKIVQNTWRTVREQLRQLPGASHIALVGGDFDVLLLVHTSDNRALRELVLTRLQAIPEVLSTRTLLVFEEEDLEPQG, encoded by the coding sequence ATGGCCGAAAGCCCGGACGACGGCGCCCCCCTGCCACCGGCCCGCCCGCTCGACGCCATCGACGAGGACATCCTCCAGATGCTCCAGGCGGACGGCCGCGCGTCGATACGGTCGGTCGCCGAGCGGGTCCATGTCTCCCGTGCCAACGCCTACGCCCGCATCAACCGCCTCGTCGAGGACGGCGTCATCCGCGGTTTCGGCGCCCGCGTCAACCACGAACGCGCCGGTCACGGAACCTCGGCCTACATCACCCTCAAGATCGTCCAGAACACCTGGCGCACGGTCCGCGAGCAGCTCAGACAGCTGCCGGGTGCCTCTCACATCGCCCTCGTCGGGGGCGATTTCGATGTCCTGCTGCTGGTCCACACCTCCGACAACAGGGCACTGCGCGAACTGGTCCTCACCCGCCTCCAGGCGATCCCCGAGGTGCTCAGTACGCGCACGCTGCTGGTGTTCGAGGAGGAGGACCTGGAGCCGCAGGGCTGA
- a CDS encoding TetR/AcrR family transcriptional regulator: MTTAKRDTYTPETLLSVAVQVFNERGYDGTSMEHLSRAAGISKSSIYHHVTGKEELLRRAVSRALDGLFGILDEEHARGGHAADRLEYVVRRMVEVLIADLPYVTLLLRVRGNTDTERWALERRRDFDHQVAALLKAAAADGEVRADVEVRLATRLVFGMINSIVEWYRPDGRGMNEREVADTVARLVFGGLRRAS; the protein is encoded by the coding sequence ATGACCACCGCCAAGCGCGACACGTACACCCCGGAGACGCTGCTCTCCGTCGCCGTGCAGGTCTTCAACGAGCGCGGCTACGACGGCACCTCCATGGAGCACCTCTCCCGCGCGGCCGGCATCTCCAAGTCGTCGATCTACCACCACGTCACGGGCAAGGAAGAGCTGCTGCGCCGGGCTGTCAGCCGGGCGCTGGACGGCCTCTTCGGGATCCTCGACGAGGAGCACGCGCGCGGGGGGCACGCCGCCGACCGGCTCGAGTACGTCGTACGGCGCATGGTCGAGGTGCTCATAGCGGACCTGCCGTACGTGACGCTGCTGCTGCGTGTGCGCGGCAACACCGACACCGAGCGGTGGGCCCTGGAGCGGCGCCGCGACTTCGACCACCAGGTCGCCGCCCTGCTGAAGGCGGCCGCCGCCGACGGGGAGGTGCGCGCGGACGTGGAGGTCCGGCTGGCGACCCGGCTCGTCTTCGGCATGATCAACTCGATCGTCGAGTGGTACCGCCCGGACGGCCGCGGCATGAACGAGCGCGAGGTCGCCGACACGGTGGCGCGGCTGGTCTTCGGGGGACTGCGCCGGGCGAGCTGA
- a CDS encoding 3-hydroxyacyl-CoA dehydrogenase, which produces MTALDLSSPVAVVGTGTMGQGIAQVALVAGHPVRLYDAAPGRAQAAAEAIGARLDRLVEKDRLTGAARDAARARLLPAESLAELADCSLVVEAVLERLDVKQELLRALEDIVGEDCLLATNTSSLSVTAIGGALDNPGRFVGLHFFNPAPLLPLVEVVSGFATDVSSATRAYETARAWGKTPVACADTPGFIVNRIARPFYAEAFAVYEAQGADPATIDAVLRECGGFRMGAFELTDLIGQDVNESVTRSVWQSFFQDVRFTPSLAQRRLVESGRLGRKSGHGWYDYADEAEASEPHTAEKARQPAYVVVEGDLGPASELLALIREAGIPVREEDEDHGTRLVLPGGGQLALADGQTSVEFRDVVYFDLAVDYRRATRIALSASQDTAQQTLAEATGLFQALGKKVSVIGDVPGMIVARTVARIVDLAHDAVAKGVATEEDIDTAMRLGVNYPLGPFEWSRRLGRNWAYALLDDLHLRDPSGRYAPSLALYRHAYASDKREGRTS; this is translated from the coding sequence ATGACAGCACTCGACCTCAGCAGCCCCGTGGCCGTCGTCGGCACCGGCACCATGGGCCAGGGCATCGCCCAGGTCGCGTTGGTGGCGGGCCACCCCGTACGGCTGTACGACGCTGCTCCGGGGCGCGCCCAGGCCGCCGCCGAAGCGATCGGCGCGCGACTCGACCGGCTCGTCGAGAAGGACCGCCTCACCGGCGCCGCCCGGGACGCGGCCCGCGCGCGGCTGCTGCCCGCCGAGTCCCTCGCCGAGCTCGCGGACTGCTCCCTGGTCGTCGAGGCCGTCCTGGAGCGCCTCGACGTCAAGCAGGAGCTGCTGCGCGCGCTGGAGGACATCGTCGGCGAGGACTGCCTGCTCGCCACCAACACCTCGTCCCTGTCGGTGACGGCCATCGGCGGCGCTCTGGACAACCCCGGCCGCTTCGTCGGCCTGCACTTCTTCAACCCCGCGCCGCTGCTGCCGCTGGTCGAGGTGGTCTCCGGGTTCGCCACCGACGTCTCGTCGGCCACGCGCGCGTACGAGACGGCACGCGCGTGGGGCAAGACGCCGGTCGCCTGCGCGGACACCCCCGGCTTCATCGTCAACCGCATCGCGCGGCCCTTCTACGCCGAGGCCTTCGCGGTCTACGAGGCACAGGGCGCGGATCCGGCCACCATCGACGCCGTCCTGCGCGAGTGCGGCGGCTTCAGGATGGGCGCGTTCGAGCTGACCGACCTCATCGGGCAGGACGTCAACGAGTCCGTCACGCGCTCCGTGTGGCAGTCCTTCTTCCAGGACGTGCGCTTCACGCCCTCGCTCGCCCAGCGGCGCCTGGTCGAGTCCGGCCGGCTCGGCCGCAAGAGCGGGCACGGCTGGTACGACTACGCGGACGAAGCCGAGGCCTCCGAGCCGCACACCGCCGAGAAGGCCCGGCAGCCCGCCTACGTCGTCGTCGAGGGCGACCTGGGCCCTGCCTCCGAGCTGCTCGCGCTGATCCGCGAGGCGGGCATTCCGGTGCGTGAGGAGGACGAGGACCACGGCACCCGCCTGGTGCTGCCCGGCGGCGGCCAGCTCGCGCTCGCCGACGGCCAGACGTCGGTGGAGTTCCGGGACGTCGTCTACTTCGACCTCGCCGTCGACTACCGCCGGGCCACCCGGATCGCCCTGTCCGCCTCCCAGGACACCGCGCAGCAGACCCTCGCCGAGGCCACCGGCCTCTTCCAGGCGCTCGGCAAGAAGGTCAGTGTCATCGGCGACGTCCCCGGCATGATCGTCGCCCGTACGGTCGCCCGGATCGTCGACCTCGCGCACGACGCGGTGGCCAAGGGGGTGGCCACCGAGGAGGACATCGACACCGCGATGCGCCTGGGCGTGAACTACCCGCTCGGGCCCTTCGAGTGGAGCCGCAGGCTCGGCCGCAACTGGGCGTACGCCCTGCTCGACGACCTGCACCTCCGTGACCCCTCCGGCCGCTACGCGCCGTCCCTCGCGCTGTACCGCCACGCGTACGCCTCCGACAAGCGGGAGGGCAGGACCTCATGA